From the Manis javanica isolate MJ-LG chromosome 13, MJ_LKY, whole genome shotgun sequence genome, one window contains:
- the TSSK6 gene encoding testis-specific serine/threonine-protein kinase 6: MSDDRILSKLGYKLGRTIGEGRFSKVKVATSKKYQGTVAIKVVDRRRAPRDFVDKFLPRELSILRSVRHPHIVHVFEFIEACNGKLYIVMEAAATDLLQVVQRNGCIPGGQARDLFAQLAGAVSYLHDHQLVHRDIKCENVLLSSDERNVKLTDFGFGRETHGCPEMSTTYCGSLAYAAPEVLLGIPYDPKKYDMWSLGVVLYVMVTGYMAFNDSNIASLPWRQKRGVLYPEGLELSERCKDLIAKLLQFYPCARPSAGQVARNAWLLERTPVRRRGSRHP; this comes from the coding sequence ATGTCGGATGACAGAATTCTGAGCAAACTCGGCTACAAGTTGGGCCGCACGATAGGTGAGGGCAGGTTTTCCAAAGTTAAGGTGGCCACGTCTAAGAAATACCAGGGAACGGTGGCTATCAAGGTAGTGGACCGGCGGCGCGCGCCTCGCGACTTTGTCGACAAGTTCCTTCCGCGTGAGCTATCCATCCTTAGGAGCGTGCGGCACCCACACATCGTGCACGTCTTCGAATTCATTGAGGCGTGCAACGGGAAGCTGTACATCGTGATGGAGGCAGCCGCCACGGACCTGCTGCAAGTCGTGCAGCGCAACGGGTGCATCCCTGGAGGGCAGGCGCGCGACCTCTTCGCACAGTTGGCCGGCGCTGTGAGCTACTTGCACGATCACCAGCTGGTGCACCGCGACATCAAGTGTGAAAATGTGCTGCTGAGCTCAGACGAGCGCAACGTCAAGCTTACGGACTTTGGCTTCGGCCGCGAAACACACGGTTGCCCAGAGATGAGCACCACCTACTGCGGCTCTCTCGCCTACGCGGCACCCGAGGTACTCCTCGGCATCCCCTACGATCCCAAGAAGTACGACATGTGGAGCCTGGGCGTCGTGCTGTACGTCATGGTCACCGGATACATGGCCTTCAACGACTCGAACATCGCTAGCCTGCCCTGGCGCCAGAAGCGTGGCGTCCTCTACCCAGAAGGCCTCGAGCTGTCCGAGCGCTGCAAGGACCTAATCGCCAAGCTGCTACAGTTCTACCCGTGTGCCAGGCCTTCAGCGGGCCAAGTAGCGCGCAACGCCTGGCTGCTTGAACGGACTCCGGTTAGGAGGCGGGGTTCCCGCCATCCCTGA